Below is a window of Undibacterium sp. YM2 DNA.
AGCGTGGCACGGGCCGTAGTGCACCGCTGGAATGTCCTGAACTCGAAAAAGCCGAAGAAATTTTATCGCCGGAACAAAGAGTCAAAGTCACCGACGACTGCATGCGCCAGTTGCAAACCTTGCCTTATGGCGAGCTGCAATACTTTGGTACCAGCATTGCCATGCAGGACCTGGAGGCGGTACGCCTGAAGCAAGGCTATGGCCGTATCAATGTCGTCGGTGCCTCGTATGGCACGCGTGCCGGGCTTGAATACCTGCGTCAGTTCCCGCAATCGGTGCGCCGCATCGTGCTTGATGGCGTGGTGCCACCCAGCATGCGTCTGGCCAGTGCCGATGCACAAAAAGCGCTGGATGCCTTGTTCAGGGATTGCAAAAAAGAAGCCGCCTGCAATGCCAGCTACCCTGACCTGGAGAACCGCTGGAAAAAACTGCTGGCCAGCCAGCCGCAGAAAATCAGTATCACGCACCCACGCATGGGTACACCCATAAAGACCGAGATGACGCGTGACAGTTTGTTGGGCCTGGTCCATAAAACCCTGTACAGCCCCAATTCATTATCCGCTTTACCCTATGCGCTGACGCAGGCAGAGCAGGGCAATTATGCACCGCTTGTGACCATGACAGGTGCTACCAATTTGCCTGGCCCCGGTGGCATTTCTTATGGCATGCATTTCTCGGTGTGGTGTGGTGAAGCTTTTGCACAGTCGGCAAGTTTGCCTGCCAATGATGATTTTGAAAAACTCATGGCTGAACAATATACCCAGACTTGCAAAAAATGGCCGCGTAGCGAAATACCGGCAGACTTTTTCAAGGTGCCCGCCTCAGCTTCGCCTGCCCTGTTGCTGAGTGGTGGTCTTGATCCCGTCACGCCCACCAGATATGGCGATGAAGTCGCCAAGGCGCTGGGCCCGAATGCCCGTCATGTCGTCATAGAAAATACTGGTCACGGTTTGTTGGCCCAAGGCTGCATACGCGATGTAGTGCATCGTTTTTTAAATGCCAAAGAAGACAGCGAAGCCGTCAAGGTTGATACCACCTGCGTGCGCCAGATACCACGTGCACTGGCCTGGCAGGCACCTGTGCCGCCCGCTGCCAGCAAAGCGGGCAAGGAGGTCAAGCCATGATTATCGTCAATGACTTGCACAAAGAATTTGTGCGCCTCGGCAAATCCTCAGGCAATGCTTTTGTCAATGCTGCCCGCAGCCTGGGCTTGATGAAAAAAACCAGTGAAGTGGTCAAGGCTGTTGATGGCGTCAGCTTCAGCGCCAGTGACGGCTGCATCACCGGTTTGCTGGGCGCGAATGGCGCAGGCAAAACCACCACGCTGCGCATGATCGCCGCACTCTTGCAATCCGACGAAGGACAGATCACG
It encodes the following:
- a CDS encoding alpha/beta hydrolase, which encodes MNKRLMQRLMSGLALCSAVTAHANAAATTSPTRACRLPEFPQEVQCGQVQRPLNPAQPQGKQIDIHYVVIPSQDRNKLPDAVFLLAGGPGQSAISVASWATTLMARLNRRRDLVFVDQRGTGRSAPLECPELEKAEEILSPEQRVKVTDDCMRQLQTLPYGELQYFGTSIAMQDLEAVRLKQGYGRINVVGASYGTRAGLEYLRQFPQSVRRIVLDGVVPPSMRLASADAQKALDALFRDCKKEAACNASYPDLENRWKKLLASQPQKISITHPRMGTPIKTEMTRDSLLGLVHKTLYSPNSLSALPYALTQAEQGNYAPLVTMTGATNLPGPGGISYGMHFSVWCGEAFAQSASLPANDDFEKLMAEQYTQTCKKWPRSEIPADFFKVPASASPALLLSGGLDPVTPTRYGDEVAKALGPNARHVVIENTGHGLLAQGCIRDVVHRFLNAKEDSEAVKVDTTCVRQIPRALAWQAPVPPAASKAGKEVKP